The following are encoded together in the Lactuca sativa cultivar Salinas chromosome 1, Lsat_Salinas_v11, whole genome shotgun sequence genome:
- the LOC111875982 gene encoding probable F-actin-capping protein subunit beta isoform X1 has protein sequence MEAALGLMRRIPPKHTEAALSALVSLLPSYSSDLLSQVDQPLQVLCDVDSAKEFILCDYNRDADSYRSPWSNKYHPPLEGGLYPSPELRTLEIEANEVFSVYRDQYYEGGTSSVYLWEDDEKEGFLACFLIKKDGSKYAHGVRGYLNEGGWDAIHLIEVGPEVEGMADYCLTSTVMLSMTTDHENSGTFSLSGSIRRQMKAELSVADGHLANMGKLIEEIEGKLRYSLDQVYFGKTKEMIWTLRPPTELPSTRLLP, from the exons ATGGAGGCAGCACTGGGATTGATGAGAAGAATCCCTCCCAAACACACAGAAGCAGCCCTCTCCGCCCTCGTCAGCCTTTTGCCCTCCTACTCCTCCGATCTCCTCTCTCAAGTCGATCAGCCTCTTCAG GTGTTATGTGATGTGGATAGTGCTAAAGAATTCATCTTGTGTGACTATAATAGGGATGCTGATTCATACAG ATCACCATGGTCAAATAAATACCATCCTCCATTAGAAGGGGGGCTGTATCCATCTCCTGAATTGAGGACACTTGAAATAGAAGCAAATGAAGTCTTCAGTGTATATCGTGACCA GTATTATGAAGGTGGTACTTCATCAGTGTACCTATGGGAGGATGATGAAAAGGAAGGCTTCCTGGCTTGCTTCTTGATAAAAAAAG ATGGATCAAAGTATGCACATGGTGTGCGAGGTTACCTGAACGAGGGAGGTTGGGATGCCATACATCTTATTGAG GTTGGGCCAGAAGTGGAAGGAATGGCTGATTACTGTCTAACAAGCACTGTGATGCTGTCAATGACTACAGATCATGAGAATTCTGGTACTTTTAGTTTGTCTGGATCAATCCGCAGACAG ATGAAGGCGGAACTGTCAGTTGCAGATGGGCATCTGGCTAACATGGGAAAGCTGATAGAAGAGATCGAAGGAAAGTTGAGGTATTCACTTGATCAG GTGTATTTTGGGAAAACAAAGGAGATGATATGGACATTGCGCCCTCCTACGGAACTGCCCAGCACAAGACTGCTTCCATga
- the LOC111875981 gene encoding co-chaperone protein p23-1 isoform X1 yields the protein MSRHPTLKWAQRGDLLYITIDLPDAKAVNLKLEPEGKFYFSATSGADNIPYEIDINLYDNVNVDESKASVGSRNIVYIVKKEESKWWSRLLKQEGRTPTFIKVDWNKWVDEDEQDDKAGPDMDYDDVNFSSLNLGGGGGGEEEEEDFDDEDEDESDTATEEEKEEETINASSQVEAKAKA from the exons ATGAG CAGACATCCCACCCTAAAGTGGGCCCAGAGGGGTGATTTGCTTTATATCACCATTGatctacccgatgctaaagctgTGAACCTCAAACTCGAGCCAGAAGGAAAGTTTTACTTCTCTGCAACAAGTGGAGCTGACAATATAccttatgaaattgacatcaacCTTTATGACAATGTGAATGTGGAC GAAAGCAAGGCTAGTGTTGGGTCAAGAAATATTGTTTACATTGTAAAGAAGGAAGAGAGTAAATGGTGGAGCAGACTTTTGAAGCAAGAGGGAAGAACACCCACTTTCATCAAAGTTGACTGGAATAAATGGGTGGATGAAGATGAACAGGATGACAAAG cTGGACCTGATATGGACTATGATGATGTTAATTTCTCG AGTCTAAatttgggtggtggtggtggtggagaagaagaagaagaagattttgatGATGAAG ACGAAGATGAGAGTGACACAGCcacagaagaagaaaaagaggaagaAACTATTAATGCCAGCAGCCAAGTTGAAGCAAAAGCAAAAGCTTGA
- the LOC111875982 gene encoding probable F-actin-capping protein subunit beta isoform X2 — MEAALGLMRRIPPKHTEAALSALVSLLPSYSSDLLSQVDQPLQVLCDVDSAKEFILCDYNRDADSYRSPWSNKYHPPLEGGLYPSPELRTLEIEANEVFSVYRDQYYEGGTSSVYLWEDDEKEGFLACFLIKKDGSKYAHGVRGYLNEGGWDAIHLIEVGPEVEGMADYCLTSTVMLSMTTDHENSGTFSLSGSIRRQMKAELSVADGHLANMGKLIEEIEGKLRCILGKQRR; from the exons ATGGAGGCAGCACTGGGATTGATGAGAAGAATCCCTCCCAAACACACAGAAGCAGCCCTCTCCGCCCTCGTCAGCCTTTTGCCCTCCTACTCCTCCGATCTCCTCTCTCAAGTCGATCAGCCTCTTCAG GTGTTATGTGATGTGGATAGTGCTAAAGAATTCATCTTGTGTGACTATAATAGGGATGCTGATTCATACAG ATCACCATGGTCAAATAAATACCATCCTCCATTAGAAGGGGGGCTGTATCCATCTCCTGAATTGAGGACACTTGAAATAGAAGCAAATGAAGTCTTCAGTGTATATCGTGACCA GTATTATGAAGGTGGTACTTCATCAGTGTACCTATGGGAGGATGATGAAAAGGAAGGCTTCCTGGCTTGCTTCTTGATAAAAAAAG ATGGATCAAAGTATGCACATGGTGTGCGAGGTTACCTGAACGAGGGAGGTTGGGATGCCATACATCTTATTGAG GTTGGGCCAGAAGTGGAAGGAATGGCTGATTACTGTCTAACAAGCACTGTGATGCTGTCAATGACTACAGATCATGAGAATTCTGGTACTTTTAGTTTGTCTGGATCAATCCGCAGACAG ATGAAGGCGGAACTGTCAGTTGCAGATGGGCATCTGGCTAACATGGGAAAGCTGATAGAAGAGATCGAAGGAAAGTTGAG GTGTATTTTGGGAAAACAAAGGAGATGA
- the LOC111875981 gene encoding co-chaperone protein p23-1 isoform X2 encodes MRHPTLKWAQRGDLLYITIDLPDAKAVNLKLEPEGKFYFSATSGADNIPYEIDINLYDNVNVDESKASVGSRNIVYIVKKEESKWWSRLLKQEGRTPTFIKVDWNKWVDEDEQDDKAGPDMDYDDVNFSSLNLGGGGGGEEEEEDFDDEDEDESDTATEEEKEEETINASSQVEAKAKA; translated from the exons ATGAG ACATCCCACCCTAAAGTGGGCCCAGAGGGGTGATTTGCTTTATATCACCATTGatctacccgatgctaaagctgTGAACCTCAAACTCGAGCCAGAAGGAAAGTTTTACTTCTCTGCAACAAGTGGAGCTGACAATATAccttatgaaattgacatcaacCTTTATGACAATGTGAATGTGGAC GAAAGCAAGGCTAGTGTTGGGTCAAGAAATATTGTTTACATTGTAAAGAAGGAAGAGAGTAAATGGTGGAGCAGACTTTTGAAGCAAGAGGGAAGAACACCCACTTTCATCAAAGTTGACTGGAATAAATGGGTGGATGAAGATGAACAGGATGACAAAG cTGGACCTGATATGGACTATGATGATGTTAATTTCTCG AGTCTAAatttgggtggtggtggtggtggagaagaagaagaagaagattttgatGATGAAG ACGAAGATGAGAGTGACACAGCcacagaagaagaaaaagaggaagaAACTATTAATGCCAGCAGCCAAGTTGAAGCAAAAGCAAAAGCTTGA